The following proteins are encoded in a genomic region of Roseofilum reptotaenium CS-1145:
- a CDS encoding DUF192 domain-containing protein encodes MIGCAGSTAPPLAVDPISEENFKGQQLEVSAQVAIAGEIIELEVARTREQQALGLMYRPALPDNRGMLFPFADSRLLTFWMKNVPVPLDMIFLLDGEVKAIAASVPPCNTASCPVYGPNEPVNQVIELRSGRAAELGLQVGDRLEIQFLDSL; translated from the coding sequence ATGATTGGATGTGCCGGATCGACGGCTCCCCCTCTTGCTGTCGATCCAATCTCTGAGGAGAATTTCAAGGGACAGCAGTTAGAAGTCTCCGCACAAGTGGCGATCGCCGGGGAAATCATTGAACTAGAAGTCGCTCGCACTCGCGAACAACAAGCTTTAGGATTAATGTATCGACCAGCATTACCGGACAATCGGGGAATGTTATTCCCATTTGCTGATTCTAGACTCCTGACATTTTGGATGAAAAATGTCCCGGTTCCCTTAGATATGATATTTTTGCTTGATGGAGAAGTGAAGGCGATCGCCGCTTCTGTTCCTCCTTGTAACACAGCTTCGTGTCCCGTTTATGGCCCAAATGAACCGGTCAATCAGGTGATTGAGTTGCGCTCTGGACGAGCAGCAGAGTTAGGTCTACAAGTGGGCGATCGTCTTGAGATTCAGTTTTTAGATTCTCTCTAA
- a CDS encoding DUF2949 domain-containing protein, translating to MSPGSYAKLIRFLQDELSISSSSISLAMRQCEHDPGPLPMVLWQYGLVTLEQLDQIFDWLETA from the coding sequence ATGTCCCCCGGAAGCTACGCCAAACTAATTCGATTTTTACAAGACGAGTTATCTATCTCTTCTTCTTCGATCTCCTTAGCAATGAGACAATGCGAGCACGATCCCGGCCCCTTACCTATGGTGTTATGGCAATATGGTTTAGTCACTTTAGAGCAACTCGATCAAATCTTTGATTGGCTCGAAACCGCCTAG
- a CDS encoding M48 family metallopeptidase, producing the protein MELSKLILRGLKADHFRHPLDREATQALKQLPGLDMVIRNLLAPLGEKYFYLDNIASSILVSDRQLPHLHQLLLEASRILDLEPPQLYIKQHPVPNAYTFAMRGRQPFMVVHTSLIELLTPEEIQAVIAHELGHLKCDHGVYLTLANLMVLGASLVPAWGSLMAQQLQTQLMEWVRCAEFSCDRSALLVSQNPRTVMSVLMKLAGGSPSLAPQLNLDAFIDQARAYDQIDDSELGQLLKQAQNAELTHPVPVLRAREVDRWASTQDYENLLQTLKIGYNSESVRKGGWRNW; encoded by the coding sequence ATGGAGTTATCAAAACTAATTTTAAGAGGACTTAAAGCCGATCATTTCCGTCATCCCCTGGATCGAGAAGCGACACAAGCGCTCAAGCAACTGCCCGGACTGGATATGGTGATCCGTAATTTACTCGCTCCACTGGGGGAAAAATATTTCTATTTGGATAATATTGCCTCAAGTATTTTGGTGAGCGATCGCCAACTGCCCCATTTACACCAGCTACTCCTAGAAGCCAGCCGGATCTTAGACCTCGAACCGCCCCAACTCTACATCAAACAACATCCGGTTCCCAATGCCTATACCTTCGCCATGCGAGGACGGCAACCGTTCATGGTCGTTCATACCTCCCTCATTGAACTACTCACCCCTGAAGAAATTCAAGCCGTTATTGCCCATGAGTTAGGCCATCTCAAATGCGACCATGGGGTATACCTGACGTTAGCGAATTTGATGGTACTCGGAGCTAGTTTAGTCCCCGCCTGGGGAAGCCTCATGGCTCAACAACTGCAAACCCAGTTAATGGAATGGGTAAGATGTGCAGAATTTTCCTGCGATCGCTCCGCCCTCTTAGTGAGCCAAAATCCCAGAACCGTCATGTCCGTCTTAATGAAACTCGCGGGTGGATCGCCCTCTCTTGCTCCCCAACTGAACTTAGATGCCTTTATTGATCAAGCCCGTGCCTACGATCAAATTGATGATAGCGAACTGGGTCAACTGCTCAAACAAGCACAAAATGCTGAACTCACTCACCCAGTTCCCGTACTCCGCGCTAGGGAAGTGGATCGATGGGCAAGTACCCAAGATTATGAAAACCTGTTGCAAACTCTAAAAATAGGCTATAATTCTGAAAGTGTTCGCAAGGGCGGATGGCGAAATTGGTAG